The DNA sequence TAGGGGAGCAGGTAGATTTGATTATCGTTATCTTGCTGGTGTGTAAAGGTCTTGGGCTCACTTAAAGGCGTTAAGCCTAGGGCGATGGCACTCTGCTGGCCGCAGACATAATGCTCGCAGGCCATGGATGACAGGGCATCGGCGCCGAAACGTATCTGCTCGTCGTGCTGTAATAGCTTGTGCATGTAGCCGCGCCAGTCGTCGTCCGGCGCGCTCAGTTTTGCCATGATCACTACGATCTTGCGCCAGTTATTGCCGTTGAGAGCGATCAGGCTCTCTAAACTGCCTATATTTAAGCTAGTTATTTCTGAGTCAGCTTTATTTAAGTCGGCTGGCTGGGCATGCTGCCAGTCGGCAGGCAGAAGGGGAGGCGTTGGCAGATAAAAGCAGCGCTTGGCGCATTCCTGCCCTAAGGGCTTCACATTCTTAGGCATAATCTTTATTCCTTGGGCTTTGGGGCTGGAGTTTACGCAATAAAGCCGTGTATGTTAATGGTTAACGGACTTGCAGCGCATCAGCGCGCACATGGAGCCTAGCGGTCATTCTCATGAAAACACTGCTCATTCACTCGACAAAACATCTTTCCATCGCCGTCACCTATGCCTGTCTCGGCATTGTCGCGGCCGCGCTCGCCTTTGGGGTCTGGTTTTTGAATGCCCGTCCCGACCTGTCCATCTGGCATTCGACCATGCTCGAGCATCAGTTTCGCCTCGATAGCGAGGTAGACGATTTCCCTGCCTATCAGGCGCTGGAGGCCAAGCTGTTCGAGGAAGTAGAGAGTAAGATCTACCGCCGCACCCAACACTTGGATCAGCCCCTCAATCGCTATTGGCATGGCAGCTTTGCCGATCCAGACAACTGGCCTAAGGCCTGGAATCGCAGCTATGAGTGGGCCAAGCCAGACGCCGAGTTTGGCATCTTGTTGCTGCACGGCATGTCAGACTCACCCTATGCCTTGTCGCACTTTGCCGAGCATTTTAAGGGGCGTGCCCACCTGCTGGGGCTAAGATTGCCGGGCCACGGCACCATACCCTCTGGCTTGGTGGAGCTTAAATGGCAGGAGATGGCCAGGGCGGTGGAGCTGGCGACCAAGCATCTTAAGCAGCAGATGGGCGATAAGCCGCTCTATGTGGTGGCCTTCTCTACCGGCGCGGCGCTGGCGTTAAACCATGAGCTCGAGCGGCTCGCGCATAATTCGACGCTGAGTTACCGCGGCATGATCTTCCTCTCGCCGGCCATAGGTCTGTCGCCGGTGGCGGCCGGTGCCAAGTGGCAGGACAGGTTAGGGCGGCTTTTGGGGCTAGAGAAGCTGAGCTGGAACTCGATTCAGACCGAGTACGATCCCTTTAAATACAACTCCTTCGCCGTCAATGCCGGCGATGTGGTCTATCAGCTGGCAGAGCGCAATCAACAGCTGATGCAGGCGATGCCCCAGGAGCAATTGGCCGAGCTGGCCGACATCTTAACCTTTCAGTCGGTGGCCGACGCTACTGTCTCGACCCCGGCAGTGGTGAGCAATCTCTATGGGCGTCTGCCTTCGAAACAGCATCAGCTGGTGCTGTTTGATATCAACCGCCAACCCCTGAGTCTGGCCCTAGTGGTGAGCGATCCGCTGACTGCCTTGTTGCCTTCACTCAGTCTCGATGCCCCAAGATTCGATCTAACTCTGGTGCAGAATCGTCAAGCTGTTCCGGAGCGGAATCAGGAGAGAGAGCAGGAGTTGGTTGCGCAAACTGTGCTTTCTCAAAGCGATCCGTCACAACATAAGCCGTCACAGAACGAGCCGCTAAAGAGCCTCGACGAGGTCGAGGCCAACAGATATCGACCTGGGAAAGTGGTTGTTCATCAGCCCTTAGGGCTCAATTGGCCGGCGGGCATCTACTCGCTCTCCCATGTGGCCCTGCCTTATCCCGCGAGCGATAACCTGTATGGCACGGCGTTCGTCAAGGGGAGTCACAGGGTGCAGATTGGTGCGGCGGCTACCCGCGGGGAGCGCGGCGTGCTGGGCGTGTCGGCAGCGGAGGTGCTCAGGCAGAAATGGAATCCTTTCTTCCCTTATCTGTTAGAGCGGGTGGATAGCTTTATCCAGGCGCGCCAAGGGACTAATTCTACGCCTGCAAACTAGTCTGTCGCCAACGCGGCAAGGCTTGAGTCTTTAACAGAAGGCCAGGCTCGTTAACAGAAGGCTTGGCTCGGTAAAAGAGACCAAGTTATATGAGCCTAAGTTAAAAAGCCTAGGGGCTAAAAGCGCGTGAGCTAAAACTGCATAAGTGAAAGCCGTCGTTAGCTTAGCTGATCTTCGGCTGACAGCAGGGAGCAGATCACTCGGTTGCGGCCATTTTCCTTGGCCTCGTAGAGGTTAAGGTCGGCCATCTTAAACCAGTGATCTATGTCGTTCATGTAGCCGGCATTGCTGATCACCGCGCCGATACTCACGGTCAGGCTGATTGCTGCCTGGCCCGGCACCTCTATCTGATGCTCGGCGACCAGCTCCTTAAACTGATTCAGGTGTTGCTCTACCTGCAGGGCGTTGCACTGGGGCAGCACCACCAAAAACTCTTCACCGCCATAGCGAGAGACAATATCCGTGTCCCGCTTAAAGAACTGCTTCATCAGTTCTGCCAGGGCGATCAGGGCGCTATCGCCTATCTGGTGGCCATAGGTGTCGTTGATCTTCTTAAAGTGATCGATATCTATGATGCAGAACGCCAGCGCCGCATAGCTGCGCTTGCACATATCGTGAATATTGCCGAAATGATTTTCCACGTAGCGGCGGTTGTAGAGCTGAGTCAGCTCATCGCGCTCCGCCAGCGCCTGCAGCTTGAGGTTGGCATCTTCCAGCTCAACCGTGCGCATTGCCACCTTTTCCTCCAGCTCCAGCTGGTAGCTGATCAGCTCCTGTTTACTCTTCTGAATGCTGCTGGAGAGGGCGTAGATCTCCTGGGGCGTGGTGTCTGCCATCGCCTCATCCTGATGTTCGGCCATGCCCCATTGGCTAAATTTCTTGGCGATGGTCTCAAGCGGCTGAGTCAGGCGATTACTGATCACCTTGATCAGCAAGATGGTGATGATGAAGGCAATAAACAGCAGGCTGAAGGTGGTCAGGTACTGCTGCTCCACCTGCTTCACCAGCGGCGAGAAGGGCATCACCACATAGAGTGACCAGCCATTTTTCAGCACATATTTGGCGTAGGCGAACTCAGGGTTAAAGCTGTCGAGATTGCGAAAGTTGATCATGTTCAGGCTGGTGCGATAGCGCTGCCCCGAGGTGGAGACCTTAAGCGGGGTCAATGGTGCCAGGTCGAGCATCTCAGAGGCGTAGATCACCAGGCCGTTCTCGTCGGTAAGCACCATGGCCTGCTCGTGAAACTCGCGGTTGCGCTCATCGATACTGGCGAACTTGGTAAGGTTTAACGAGCCTTCGATGATCCCTATGGGACTGACCGGGTTGTCCTTGGAATAGAGCGGCGCGCTGATGGCGACTATGGGATCTGTACCAAACCCCCGCCCGAGGAAGGCCGGGGAGATAAAGGTCAGCTGATTGTAGAAGGCCTCCTGAAAATAGTGCCTGTCGCTGATGCTGAGATCTTTGTTTTGAACTGTCTCCTTGCCCAGGCGTGAGATGGGGCTGGCCGCCGAGATAAGCCCCTTGTCATCGGCTATCAGCATAGAGATAAAAAACGGGTAGCTCTGGTGCAATTTAGATAACAGGCTCTGCCACTGGGCCGCATCATAGTTAGAAAGGCTCAGCCAGCGCGCCGCGTTGTCTATGGCGCTGATATGTCCCTCGATAAAGCTCTCGGTGGCCTTGCCTAGGTGGGCCGCCGAGTCTTCCAGGTTGAGCTTCACATCCCGCTGCTGTTGGTCGATGGAGTTGTTGTTGAAGATCAGCGCCGATACCAGCAGGGCCAGGGTCAACACCTGGGTAAAGGTGTAGGTGAGCTGGGCGTTGAAGCTCTTGCGCTTCTTATTCATCAGCTTGCCGTCGATATGCAGCTGGCTTGGCAGCATGGTGACACAGATGGCGCCGAGCGCCGTATAGAGCATGCCGTTAATCCCCTGCTTGAGGGTGATAAAGGTCATGTAGCTGTTGGGCATCTGAAACACCAGGTTGGCGTACAGATAGAAGAGCGGCATGCCCAGCAAGAGCCAGAAGGTGATATCCGCATACAGGGTGTAGAATTCTTTGCGCCGCGCATAGCCCAGCCACAGCGCCTCTAACGGGAACAGCAGGAACATGTGCCAGCTGTCCCAGGCGATATAGAGGCCGGTGGCACAAAGCAGCGAGGTTAACAGGGCATACCAAGGGCCGAGGAAGATGGCCACGATCACGAAGAAGAGGTTACCAATGATCAGCTGTTGGTTTCCAAACAGGGGAATAGGTGCCAGGTTGACCAGCAAGCCCAGTAGACCCAGTAGCAAGGCAAACCCTAGGTGATTCTTATTGATCAATTACTTTCTTCCCTAATCTTTCATTGACGACGCAGTTGATGCAGAAAATGCTGGCAGAACTGCGACAGCGGATGCTCTTTGCCGGCGCCCTTAATAGGCATTCATCGGCCGCACTCTGAGCCTTTTGCTAGGCCTGTATCGATAATGACACGCTTAAATAGGAGTGTAAGGGAATCCCAAGTTAAATGCTAACCAAATGTTTCTTATCACTCTTTTGTGGTTTTTAGAGGACTTGTTTTTCAGTGAGAACATTGACTAAGAGTTTGGTTAAGAATGAGGATGTTTGATGGGGATAGTAATTTGCTGTATTTGTGGCGAGAAAGCAGAGGAGATCTTTTGAATTACTGTATACAAAAAGGACTACCAACAGGTAGTCCTTTTTATTTGGCTATATTGGCGATAAACTCAATAGGTTAGTTCGACATAGGATGTTAAGAATGCATAAATGGATGTTTATCACATTGATTATGGCTAGCTTCAACCTTCATGCTGCAGTTTATAAATGCACCATAGACGGGGTTGAAACTTACAGCCAAGATCCTTGCGCAGAAGATGCCCAAGAGATCACAGTAACTCCTCCCGTGAAAATGAATAGTAGTGACAATGATTTGAGCGTCGATCAATTGGTCGAGCAATGCATTACGACGTTAACATTAATTGGGGGATTTAAAGATCCAGAGTCAATTAAGGTACTTGGTCACCATTTTGATTGGGTGCAGGATGACACTGGGGCACGTCGCGTACTCCAACTAAGAATCAATGCAAAGAATAGCTATGGTGGTTACGGCGGGGCTGAATTTTACCCCTGTTTCTTGAACCATAGCGGAACTCAACTTAGTGAGCATCAGTACAGAATACGGAAGTAAAGCGTGTCTAAATCAAAGAAAAGATATTTAAACCTCTGGCGAGAAATATTAGCAATTATAGTTGTTTTGGCTTCCATGTATTATGGCTACTGGCTACTTTCAGTGAGTCTAATAACCAGTTCTGATTTTTTAACGTGGAACATTATCACATGGTTGTTAGCAATCGCTTTCATAGCACTGCCACGGATAAGCGAGATCTCTATTGGGGGGAATGTTATTAAGCTTATCCAAGCAACTAAGCAAGCCCAATCTACTCTTAAAGGGTTGTTTAGGGCACAGCTTGTTATGCTTAGACAAACTCCTAGTGGATTTAGAAGCTCACTTGTCACAGTTGATCCTCGGGTAGAGCCATTCTTCGATTTGTGTGAAGAGATAGCCAAACTTGAGCTAGCCGATGAGCTGAGCGCTGATATGGTTCAAACTGCACAAGAATTGATACAAACTCATGTAACTAATTTTATGGATATGCTTTTTATGCATGAACCACCTAAAGATGAGTTTTATAGTGATGATGAGCTAATTCAACATCGTGTAATGCCAGATGCAAAAGATGTTTATGTAAGACTGCGGGATTTCATCTGCCGTTAACTCTTAAGGTTTTTTAATATAGCTCGTATGGTGATGCTAGGTGTTTGTGAACTATGGGGGGCTAGTATATGAAGGTTAAAGATTTACTCAATATTACGGATGAGGATGAACTAAAAAAATATCGTGTTTTTAGAGCATTATCTCGCTTTAACTATTTTCCAAATCAAAAACAGGCTATAGGCGAGTTACCTGATTGCTTTACAACTTCATCTTTAACACCTGAAGTATGTTTAAGACTATTATCAGGTGGGATTGACAACAAAAGAAAAAACACAGGATTTGCTCCTGTTGAGTACAAGTCAACGCGTTATAACAATATACCTAGAGTTCTTTCTCTTGTTCATCCTGTTGCCCATGCGCAGCTTTGCAAACATATTTACGAAAACTGGCAAGATATTGAGTATATTTCTGCTAATACTATTAGCAGAGTTAGACCTGAATTCTATGAAGTAGATAAGCGAATTGTTGTCATGAATTATGATGATCCGATTGTTAAAGATAGGAAGTTTAATGACATAACATTTGGAAAGAAATACATTGTAAATGCAGATATCGCGAGTTGTTTCGATAGTATTTACTCTCATAGTATACCTTGGGCAATTAAAGGATATGAGTTTGCAAAAAACAATAGAGGTGAAAATGAATGGTTTAACCAGTTTGACAAATTTTTAAGAACAACTAAAAGATGTGAAACCAATGGGATGCCGATAGGTCCCGCTACTTCCTCAATATGTTTAGAAATTATACTTGCGAGAGTTGATAGTAGGTTACATGACCTTGGTTTTGAACATGAACGATATGTAGATGATTTTTGTTGTTACTGTTCAACCAAAGAGCAGGCTGATGAATTTATTATAAAATTGTCGGAGTTGTTAGCTGAGTATCGATTGAGTTTGAACTTGAGAAAGACAACTATTATTGAGTTGCCAATAGCATCAACTGATGATTGGATTGTAGAATTGAATAGCTTGTGTATTGACCGATATAATGCAGATGGAGACCTAGTTCTGATAGGTGCTAAAGAAGCTATAAATATTATCAATAAGGCAGTTTTTTTAAGCCAATCACATAAAGATGGTAGTGTGATTAAGTTTGCAGTAGGTTTTTTAGTAAAAAAATTAGCTGACACTGCATACCAAGATGTGTTCGAGTGTTTATTAAGTTTGTCATTTCATTATCCAATTCTTATTCCATATTTATCTATTTTGCTGGGCAGAGGAAACTTAGAGGCTCAGCATTACGTTGATAAGTTTCAGATGATCATTGAAGAAAATGCGCTCCATAAAAGATCAGATGGGATGGCGTGGCCACTTCATATCTTTAGAGAGCATAATATTGAGCCAACCCAAGAAATAGTTGATAGAGTTTTGGAAACTAAGGACTGTGTTGCTATCACCATTTTGCAAGATATTTGCCCTGATAATGAGAATATAAGGCAATTTGTAGTAGATATCTCAAATGATTTGGATATTAAGAAGGATGAATATTGGCTATTACTATATCAATCATATCTTCTTGGACATATAAATAACCCCTATCGCGATAGATGTTTTATTGTACTAAAAGATTATGGTGTTAATTTTTTTAAAACTGATAGTAGAACCAAGTTTGAGATGAGATGTGATAATGTTGGTGCTGTTTGGGCTTTTAAAGAATTAGAAGAGATTAAACAGCCTCAAGCAAAGGCAGTAAATATCTAACTCCGAAATCTTTCCAATCCGACCCAATCCCATAAGCCGAGACAATGACATCACGTTCACTGTCTCGGTTTTTTATGTGTGACAATTATCTTGTGCTTTGATCACTAGGGGCTAGCGCAAAGAGCCTTTAGTTACTTTGATACGCTATCAAATCCCAGACAGCAAAAAGCCAGCTTCTCAGCTGGCTTTTCTAGTATTTGGTCGGTATGAGAGGATTCGAACCTCCGACCCCTGACACCCCATGACAGTGCGCTACCGGGCTGCGCTACATACCGATTTTATCCAAAGCAGCAAAGACTTGGGGTCTGCTTCGAACAGGCTGAACTTTATCAAGTCGTTTGCCCCTGTGCAAGTGTTTCGGCGGTTGGGCCCGATCGACTGGCTAGTTTATAGTCGCTGGCGGCTCAACCTAAGTAGTTGGCGCATAGCGATCTAATGTTCAGTGACTCAAGTTTCTAGTGATTGTAGAAGCGTCGTCCCTCGCGCATCACCTGGATCAGCTCGGGTGCGCTAATCTTCTTGTTGCGCAGACGCTGGCTATAGTCACGGTTATAGATACGGTATTTGCCGTGTCTGTCGATCACTGTGATCTCATCTTCCTGATAGATGCCAAACACCAGGTTGTCACCGATGTAGGTCCAGTTCTCGCTTTGGGGCTGCAGTATGTTGCGCCCGGCGCTGTAGTCGCTCGGCTTGTTGGTGCAGTCGAGTAGCTGAGTCATCAGGGTCGGCACCACGCCGTAGTGGCTGCTGGGGTAGGTGACCGTCTTGTCATACTCCATGCCGGGCCAGTGGATGATCAAAGGCACATGCACGTTGGCCGGTGACAGGTTGCCGCGCTGGTTGTCGTTGTCGCCGGTAAACACCTTGCCCGACACGCCGGTGACCATCACGAAGGTGCTGGCCGGTAGGCGCTCGATAAGCTTTTGCAGCTGCTTGTCGATAAAGTTGAGCGACTGACGGTATTGGTTGAACAGCACCTTCTGCGCCGGCTTGAGCGGCGTGCTCGGCTTCACCGTTTCGATACCCAGGAAACCGATAGGGGTGTCGTAGCTGTCGGGGCTCTGCAGGTTGAGCAGGGCAAACCAAGGCTTGTCTTGCTGCATACGCCACTCGTTAAAGCTGTCGATGGATTGAATATCGGCATCGGCCACGCCGTTGGTGAGTGGCTGAATGTGCGAGGTCATATCCTGATAGATGGCCTGTGGCTCGATATTGCTGGTTTCAGGGGCGAAACGCGCCAGGGTGTAGCCCTGTTTAGCCAGCTCCTGGGTGAACACAGGCGAGCGATAGCTAAGATCGCTGGCGGCGATATAGCTGCCCTGCAGGCCATAGAGCAGGGAGAACATGCCGCTGTTGTGCATATTGCCGCCACTCAGGTGCTGCTTAAATTCATGGTTGTGTTTGCCGTATTCGTACAGGAACGGCATGGTCTCTTTGTCCACCAGATCGGCCCTGAAGCCGTCGATAGCTACCATCAATATGTTGATCTCTGGGTCGGCGCTACACTGCAGCGGCGATATTGGGTAGTTGAGACTCGGTTGCAGCTTGCTTGGGTCTTGTGCCTTGCTGCTCTTCTCTATGCCGTGGCTCTCCATGAAGGAGCGCGCGGTGGCAGGATAGGAGAGCGGATAGGCGTCATCCAAGCGGGTGATCTCTGTGATATCGGCGGCGTCGGCCCAGATATGAATCAGGTGGCTGCTGACGAAACAGAGGCCGATAACCAACACCACCTTAGGGCCGTAGTTAGACTTGCGGATCTTTTCTATGCGTTTCCACAGGTAGTTGGCGGCGGTCAGCTCCAGGATGATGATCCCCAGCGGCGTGACGATATAAGAGGTGCCTTGCAGCAGGGCATTGAGATCGGCCCAGGCGATGTCGAACACAAATGGACTAAGGTGCAGACCATAGTCGTCGTAAATCAGGGTGTCATACAACAAGATACACAGGCCAAGGGTGGCGGCAAAGGCCGCGAGCCCGCGCAATATCTTGGAGTAGGGCAGCAGTAGGGTGATGGGAAACAGCACCACCAGATAGACGATGAAGGCGAGGAAGCTAAAATGCCCCAGGGTGCTGATGGCCAGGTAGCCCCAGCCAATCCAAGACTCGGGCGCGCCCACGGTTTCAATATAACGGACGCCGACTATCATCGCCAAGAAGCCGTTGAAGAAGGCAAACCAATGCCCCCAACTGACTAAGCGTGACACACGATCACGGCCCATCTCTTTTTTACGCTCGATCATAGGGATCCGTTATTTGTTGAAATACTTGTCTATCTTAATTTTTTTTAAGGCGGATTGGCCAGTTTTTTGCGAACAAAAACCGCTTTTTTAGCCGTTAGTGTTAGCTTTTTACCGACTGGGTCAGCGCCTTGGCAAACTGCTCGGCCACTTGGGCACGCGCTTCCTCAGGCACCTTGCGTAGCAGCAGATCTGTGACACAGTTGCCCAGCACCATGAGGCTGAGGTCGGTCGGCGCCTGGTGCTTGTCGAGTACTGCCAGGATCTCGGCGATAACGGCTTCGACCTGGGCGTTTGAATATTTAGATTGGATAGCCATATTTAAAAATTTTTTCACTTTAATTTGAAATAGCGGCATATAATAACGGATTTCTACCAACATCACTATCGAGGCTTATGAGTATTAACGTCGAACAAGCAATTATTCACGCGATATCCCAAGATGGCGAAGGCCAGCTCAGCTGTAGATTGCGTCCACAACCGCTACTAAATAGTCAAGCCGTCGAAGCCATGCTCGAAGAGCTGCATCAAACCTACACCAGTAAGTCGGGTAAGGGGTTTGGTCATTTTGGTACCCACGGCGAAGATGGTGAAGCCAACCCACAGTTTAAAGAGGCCCTGAGCCAGTATCTGGGTGGCGAGCTTGGGTTCGTCGAGTTCTCAGGCATGGCAGGTAAGCTGCTGCAGGAAGAGCTCGCCAAGTATGACTTCAGCCAGGGCGGCTTCCTGCTGCTGGCCTGTTATACCTATATGACCAGCGACTACCTGTTTGTCTCTCTGCTCAACGCCAAGTCGTCGATGACGGTTCTGGATGATATGGAGCTGTCGCAGAACACTCACCTGGATCTCAACAATGTGCAGCTGGCGGCGCGTATCGACTTGACCGAATGGCAGGCCGATCCGGATTCGCTCAAGTATATCTCCTTCGTGCGCGGCCGTGCCGGACGTAAGGTGGCGGACTTCTTCCTCGACTTCATGGGCTGTGTCGAAGGGGTTAACACCAAGGCGCAGAACAAGTCGCTGATGAACGCGGTAGAAGATTTCGTGGCCAGCAGCGAGCTGACCAAGGATGAGCGCCAACAGTGCCGCGAGAAGGTGTTCGAGTATTGCACCGAGCGGGTCGATAGCGGCGCCGACATACAGCTTAAAGACTTGGCAGATGAACTGGCCGATGCGGGCATGGACTCCTTCTACGATTTCGCCCAGGGCGGCGACTATGAGCTGGAAGAGGAGTTTCCCGGCGACAAGCCGACCCTGCGTCAGCTGAAAAAGTTCTCGGGTACCGGCGGTGGCGTGACCATCAGTTTCGACGGTCAGCATCTGGGCGAGCGGGTGATCTATGATCCCATCTCAGATTCTATTTTGATCAAGGGCGTGCCGGCTAACCTGAAAGATCAGCTGGATCGTCGCCTCAAGGGCGGTCAATAACCCCATTAACGGGTATTCAGCGCCAGAAAAAAGCGTCTGTGTTAGACGCTTTTTTCGTTTATGATGCTTTAAATAGGGTGTAATGGTCAGGCGGCGAACGCTTAGGCCCTGTGCGACTTGCTAAAATATCGCAGATGAGTTGAAATTATCTGTTGAAACTAGAGTGTCCTCCGGCCGTTTGCCGATGGGATCAATTAAGGTGGACTGTTTTTCTGCCGACGGAGCGTAAATGCAACTTTTTGTTAGAGATTTAACCGTAATCGATTTTTCTTACCTGTGTCCTATCCGTGGCATGGTGGGAGAGAGCTGGATCGTCGATGTGCTGCTCGATGGCGGCCTGGACGATCAGAACATGGTGCTGGATTTTGCCAAGGTGAAACGCACCATCAAGAACACCATTGACGATGTGGCCGATCACCGCCTGCTGATCCCCACCGCCTGCGCAGAGGTGAGATGGCAGCAGCAGGGCGATCGTGTCTGGATGGACTTCAACAGTCTACAGGGAGATATCCATCTCGCCTGTCCTGCCCAGGCCTTTGCCCTGATCCCGACGGAAATTATCGATTTCGACAGTGTTAATGCCTTCTTGCAAAAAGCCTTGAAAGAGGTGTTGCCTGACAACGTGCAGGGAATTGCTCTGACACTGCGTAACGAGCTGCATGAAACGCCTTATTATCACTATTCACATGGCCTGAAGAAGCACGATGGTAACTGCCAGCGCATCGCTCACGGTCATCGCAGCCCGATCAATGTGTTTGAAAATGGTATCGCCGCGCCTAAGTGGGACGAGTATTGGGCCCGCCGCTGGAAAGATATCTATCTCGGCAGCGAAGATGATCTGGTCGAGGTTGACGAGCTGGACCTGTCACCGCAGACAAGCGTG is a window from the Shewanella loihica PV-4 genome containing:
- a CDS encoding DUF6942 family protein; the protein is MPKNVKPLGQECAKRCFYLPTPPLLPADWQHAQPADLNKADSEITSLNIGSLESLIALNGNNWRKIVVIMAKLSAPDDDWRGYMHKLLQHDEQIRFGADALSSMACEHYVCGQQSAIALGLTPLSEPKTFTHQQDNDNQIYLLPYLDYRQCPNALIADLRKLRESLTG
- a CDS encoding alpha/beta hydrolase; the protein is MKTLLIHSTKHLSIAVTYACLGIVAAALAFGVWFLNARPDLSIWHSTMLEHQFRLDSEVDDFPAYQALEAKLFEEVESKIYRRTQHLDQPLNRYWHGSFADPDNWPKAWNRSYEWAKPDAEFGILLLHGMSDSPYALSHFAEHFKGRAHLLGLRLPGHGTIPSGLVELKWQEMARAVELATKHLKQQMGDKPLYVVAFSTGAALALNHELERLAHNSTLSYRGMIFLSPAIGLSPVAAGAKWQDRLGRLLGLEKLSWNSIQTEYDPFKYNSFAVNAGDVVYQLAERNQQLMQAMPQEQLAELADILTFQSVADATVSTPAVVSNLYGRLPSKQHQLVLFDINRQPLSLALVVSDPLTALLPSLSLDAPRFDLTLVQNRQAVPERNQEREQELVAQTVLSQSDPSQHKPSQNEPLKSLDEVEANRYRPGKVVVHQPLGLNWPAGIYSLSHVALPYPASDNLYGTAFVKGSHRVQIGAAATRGERGVLGVSAAEVLRQKWNPFFPYLLERVDSFIQARQGTNSTPAN
- a CDS encoding sensor domain-containing diguanylate cyclase translates to MINKNHLGFALLLGLLGLLVNLAPIPLFGNQQLIIGNLFFVIVAIFLGPWYALLTSLLCATGLYIAWDSWHMFLLFPLEALWLGYARRKEFYTLYADITFWLLLGMPLFYLYANLVFQMPNSYMTFITLKQGINGMLYTALGAICVTMLPSQLHIDGKLMNKKRKSFNAQLTYTFTQVLTLALLVSALIFNNNSIDQQQRDVKLNLEDSAAHLGKATESFIEGHISAIDNAARWLSLSNYDAAQWQSLLSKLHQSYPFFISMLIADDKGLISAASPISRLGKETVQNKDLSISDRHYFQEAFYNQLTFISPAFLGRGFGTDPIVAISAPLYSKDNPVSPIGIIEGSLNLTKFASIDERNREFHEQAMVLTDENGLVIYASEMLDLAPLTPLKVSTSGQRYRTSLNMINFRNLDSFNPEFAYAKYVLKNGWSLYVVMPFSPLVKQVEQQYLTTFSLLFIAFIITILLIKVISNRLTQPLETIAKKFSQWGMAEHQDEAMADTTPQEIYALSSSIQKSKQELISYQLELEEKVAMRTVELEDANLKLQALAERDELTQLYNRRYVENHFGNIHDMCKRSYAALAFCIIDIDHFKKINDTYGHQIGDSALIALAELMKQFFKRDTDIVSRYGGEEFLVVLPQCNALQVEQHLNQFKELVAEHQIEVPGQAAISLTVSIGAVISNAGYMNDIDHWFKMADLNLYEAKENGRNRVICSLLSAEDQLS
- a CDS encoding DUF4124 domain-containing protein yields the protein MHKWMFITLIMASFNLHAAVYKCTIDGVETYSQDPCAEDAQEITVTPPVKMNSSDNDLSVDQLVEQCITTLTLIGGFKDPESIKVLGHHFDWVQDDTGARRVLQLRINAKNSYGGYGGAEFYPCFLNHSGTQLSEHQYRIRK
- the drt4 gene encoding antiviral reverse transcriptase Drt4, translated to MKVKDLLNITDEDELKKYRVFRALSRFNYFPNQKQAIGELPDCFTTSSLTPEVCLRLLSGGIDNKRKNTGFAPVEYKSTRYNNIPRVLSLVHPVAHAQLCKHIYENWQDIEYISANTISRVRPEFYEVDKRIVVMNYDDPIVKDRKFNDITFGKKYIVNADIASCFDSIYSHSIPWAIKGYEFAKNNRGENEWFNQFDKFLRTTKRCETNGMPIGPATSSICLEIILARVDSRLHDLGFEHERYVDDFCCYCSTKEQADEFIIKLSELLAEYRLSLNLRKTTIIELPIASTDDWIVELNSLCIDRYNADGDLVLIGAKEAINIINKAVFLSQSHKDGSVIKFAVGFLVKKLADTAYQDVFECLLSLSFHYPILIPYLSILLGRGNLEAQHYVDKFQMIIEENALHKRSDGMAWPLHIFREHNIEPTQEIVDRVLETKDCVAITILQDICPDNENIRQFVVDISNDLDIKKDEYWLLLYQSYLLGHINNPYRDRCFIVLKDYGVNFFKTDSRTKFEMRCDNVGAVWAFKELEEIKQPQAKAVNI
- a CDS encoding DUF3413 domain-containing protein; its protein translation is MIERKKEMGRDRVSRLVSWGHWFAFFNGFLAMIVGVRYIETVGAPESWIGWGYLAISTLGHFSFLAFIVYLVVLFPITLLLPYSKILRGLAAFAATLGLCILLYDTLIYDDYGLHLSPFVFDIAWADLNALLQGTSYIVTPLGIIILELTAANYLWKRIEKIRKSNYGPKVVLVIGLCFVSSHLIHIWADAADITEITRLDDAYPLSYPATARSFMESHGIEKSSKAQDPSKLQPSLNYPISPLQCSADPEINILMVAIDGFRADLVDKETMPFLYEYGKHNHEFKQHLSGGNMHNSGMFSLLYGLQGSYIAASDLSYRSPVFTQELAKQGYTLARFAPETSNIEPQAIYQDMTSHIQPLTNGVADADIQSIDSFNEWRMQQDKPWFALLNLQSPDSYDTPIGFLGIETVKPSTPLKPAQKVLFNQYRQSLNFIDKQLQKLIERLPASTFVMVTGVSGKVFTGDNDNQRGNLSPANVHVPLIIHWPGMEYDKTVTYPSSHYGVVPTLMTQLLDCTNKPSDYSAGRNILQPQSENWTYIGDNLVFGIYQEDEITVIDRHGKYRIYNRDYSQRLRNKKISAPELIQVMREGRRFYNH
- a CDS encoding YejL family protein — protein: MAIQSKYSNAQVEAVIAEILAVLDKHQAPTDLSLMVLGNCVTDLLLRKVPEEARAQVAEQFAKALTQSVKS
- the yejK gene encoding nucleoid-associated protein YejK gives rise to the protein MSINVEQAIIHAISQDGEGQLSCRLRPQPLLNSQAVEAMLEELHQTYTSKSGKGFGHFGTHGEDGEANPQFKEALSQYLGGELGFVEFSGMAGKLLQEELAKYDFSQGGFLLLACYTYMTSDYLFVSLLNAKSSMTVLDDMELSQNTHLDLNNVQLAARIDLTEWQADPDSLKYISFVRGRAGRKVADFFLDFMGCVEGVNTKAQNKSLMNAVEDFVASSELTKDERQQCREKVFEYCTERVDSGADIQLKDLADELADAGMDSFYDFAQGGDYELEEEFPGDKPTLRQLKKFSGTGGGVTISFDGQHLGERVIYDPISDSILIKGVPANLKDQLDRRLKGGQ